The following are encoded in a window of Fretibacter rubidus genomic DNA:
- a CDS encoding putative 2OG-Fe(II) oxygenase, producing the protein MSWQKSVGNLKTQKDKFSIVLNVSEQLKRASRGDLSLELLLPWRPIFRNDPNFQFALALAYRDAQSHKNALKAINRVVSRPHPAINHLHTAGKLKLENWQEDAARDLRIALKKDPNNLQIIKDLARALTCSAEFGEAEKLLEATLVDQPDWIEGLEQLSVLRHTSGQEDYDRAYERAVLKAPDQIKLRLAWFQNCVKHKKWNIAKDVLDSALNKFGDYRSLVSAKRFLLAETQSDISFDDLFESVQELADPGLDICRVRYALKQSAPELALSICELYTKTDFDRSFWPYISLCWRLLDDKRFSWLERDGDFIKTLDLGLSGQELDELKSFLFSLHNHQRYYPEQSVRKGSQTDRNLLLAHFLEVQKLRNRIADRVREYINSLPDIEPEHPFLRHERETVKFAGSWSVLLQGAGYHSDHTHTQGWISSASYFNVPDPETRGPEPSGYLRFGASPPELGLTLEPYKWIKPEVGKLVLFPSYTWHGTEPILDGQRLTVAFDVM; encoded by the coding sequence ATGTCATGGCAAAAATCGGTCGGAAATCTCAAAACGCAAAAGGACAAATTTTCAATCGTTTTGAATGTCTCCGAACAATTGAAGCGGGCGAGCAGGGGGGATCTTTCGCTGGAATTGTTATTGCCTTGGAGGCCGATATTCAGAAATGATCCGAATTTCCAATTTGCCTTAGCCCTCGCTTATCGAGATGCCCAGTCTCACAAAAATGCGCTAAAGGCGATCAATCGCGTTGTTTCAAGACCTCACCCCGCAATTAATCATCTCCACACTGCGGGAAAGTTAAAGTTGGAGAACTGGCAGGAAGACGCTGCGAGGGATCTTAGAATTGCACTTAAGAAAGATCCGAATAATTTACAGATTATCAAAGATCTTGCGCGGGCTTTAACTTGTTCTGCGGAGTTTGGAGAAGCCGAAAAATTGCTGGAGGCCACGCTTGTGGATCAGCCCGATTGGATAGAGGGGTTGGAACAGCTTTCCGTTTTACGCCACACGAGTGGTCAAGAGGATTATGACCGAGCTTACGAGCGCGCTGTTCTTAAGGCACCTGATCAGATCAAATTAAGATTAGCCTGGTTTCAGAATTGCGTGAAACACAAAAAGTGGAATATCGCCAAGGATGTTTTAGATAGCGCGCTCAATAAATTTGGTGACTATAGATCACTAGTTTCGGCAAAACGCTTTCTTTTGGCGGAGACACAGTCGGACATTTCTTTCGACGATCTATTTGAGTCGGTGCAAGAGCTCGCTGATCCCGGATTAGATATTTGCAGGGTCAGATATGCATTAAAGCAGTCGGCCCCCGAATTAGCTCTCTCGATTTGTGAGCTTTACACAAAGACAGATTTTGATAGATCTTTTTGGCCTTATATTTCTTTATGTTGGCGGCTCTTGGACGATAAACGTTTTTCTTGGCTCGAGCGCGACGGTGACTTTATTAAAACGCTTGACTTGGGATTGTCAGGGCAAGAACTCGATGAGTTAAAGTCATTTCTTTTTTCACTTCACAATCATCAAAGATACTATCCGGAGCAATCTGTTCGGAAAGGAAGCCAGACAGACAGAAACCTGCTACTTGCCCACTTTCTTGAAGTCCAAAAGCTCCGAAACCGTATTGCCGATAGGGTGCGCGAATATATAAATTCATTGCCGGATATTGAGCCGGAACATCCATTTTTACGGCATGAGCGGGAGACCGTGAAATTTGCCGGGAGTTGGTCAGTCCTACTGCAGGGCGCTGGCTATCATAGCGACCATACGCATACCCAAGGTTGGATCAGTTCTGCCAGTTATTTCAATGTGCCGGACCCTGAAACAAGGGGGCCGGAGCCCTCCGGATATTTACGGTTCGGCGCCTCTCCTCCCGAGCTGGGACTCACTTTAGAACCCTACAAATGGATTAAACCAGAAGTAGGAAAGCTTGTATTATTTCCGTCTTATACCTGGCATGGCACCGAGCCTATCTTGGATGGGCAACGTCTCACTGTGGCTTTTGACGTGATGTAG